A single region of the Ignavibacteriota bacterium genome encodes:
- a CDS encoding DUF4926 domain-containing protein: MNYDLFTRVALLKDLPEYNLKKGDVATIVDSHPGLNDSERGYSLEVFNAIGETIAIICLDESEIEPLQRNEVFAIRHFETVAA; this comes from the coding sequence ATGAACTATGATTTATTCACTCGAGTTGCTTTACTAAAAGACTTGCCTGAATACAATCTTAAGAAGGGTGATGTCGCTACAATTGTGGATTCACATCCGGGATTGAACGATTCTGAAAGAGGATATTCGTTGGAAGTTTTCAATGCAATCGGAGAAACGATTGCAATTATCTGTTTGGATGAAAGTGAAATTGAACCATTGCAACGAAATGAGGTTTTTGCCATCCGTCATTTTGAGACTGTTGCGGCATAA
- a CDS encoding DUF2914 domain-containing protein: MKKLFFISVTLLALFVFVSQSAFTKQDGSTGMTVVEAKLGNDVQDRMLTEEATEFELNSKAYVWLKLSGGTGDITVTWKNGDYSHSTTLSVGGSPWRTWAEKTLRQSGEWTVSVTSSDGAVLKELKFTVK; the protein is encoded by the coding sequence ATGAAAAAATTATTCTTTATCAGTGTAACGTTACTTGCATTGTTTGTATTTGTATCACAATCTGCTTTCACAAAACAGGACGGAAGTACAGGCATGACTGTGGTAGAAGCAAAATTGGGAAATGATGTTCAAGACAGAATGCTCACGGAAGAAGCGACGGAGTTTGAACTCAATTCAAAAGCATATGTGTGGTTGAAACTTTCAGGCGGGACGGGTGATATTACCGTTACGTGGAAGAATGGTGATTACTCACATTCGACTACGTTGAGTGTTGGTGGAAGTCCGTGGAGAACATGGGCTGAAAAGACATTACGACAATCAGGCGAGTGGACAGTTTCAGTGACGTCCTCGGATGGCGCGGTGTTGAAGGAATTGAAATTTACTGTGAAGTAA